One Cucumis sativus cultivar 9930 chromosome 1, Cucumber_9930_V3, whole genome shotgun sequence DNA segment encodes these proteins:
- the LOC101220733 gene encoding probable WRKY transcription factor 14, producing the protein MFCSLFEMDNNNYQQAGDLTDVIRLSSAPVAGHFSSEFSLDPFSGDRQLWSHLPADNSSMNFGDPLSFPTRDPFLLPHFSPFNFASDGGGEGLAADDQPSNLLSHMLQISPSSGDGVISTPPCESLATAVGNSPRSTSVRGGGGLVLPTGGSNSLCLMENSGIQISSPRNSANKRRKSQVKKVVCIPAPAPANSRSSSGEVVPSDLWAWRKYGQKPIKGSPYPRGYYRCSSSKGCSARKQVERSRTNPNMLVITYTSEHNHPWPTQRNALAGSTRSHPSRTTTATTANKTSPKHERINDILPTTTIKEEEMDEDQMTDKATTTNDNQEEGDHQDFPYDLIFTEFADQMNDLEHDNNHDHNHHLSADPLNNNMLMFSNHGFSAGNGEGSKDPFLELYDWAENSSGSLFKEAKGG; encoded by the exons ATGTTCTGTAGTTTGTTTGAGATGGACAATAACAATTATCAGCAAGCTGGTGATTTGACTGATGTGATCCGACTGAGTTCCGCCCCTGTCGCCGGTCATTTCTCCTCCGAATTCTCTCTCGACCCGTTTTCCGGTGACAGACAACTCTGGTCGCACCTTCCTGCTGACAATTCTTCCATGAATTTTGGAGATCCGTTGTCGTTTCCAACTCGAgatccatttcttcttccccATTTTTCTCCCTTCAACTTTGCTTCGGATGGCGGCGGTGAGGGTTTGGCGGCGGACGACCAGCCGTCTAATTTACTTTCCCATATGTTGCAGATCTCTCCGAGTTCTGGTGATGGTGTAATTAGTACTCCTCCATGTGAGTCGCTCGCCACAGCAGTGGGGAATTCTCCGAGGTCGACTTCGGTTCGTGGTGGCGGTGGTCTTGTGCTTCCGACCGGTGGCTCGAACTCTCTTTGTTTAATGGAGAATTCCGGGATTCAGATCTCTTCTCCGCGAAATTCCGCCAATAAAAGAAG GAAGAGCCAAGTGAAGAAGGTGGTGTGTATTCCGGCACCGGCACCGGCGAACAGTCGATCAAGCAGCGGCGAAGTGGTTCCTTCCGATCTATGGGCATGGAGGAAGTACGGACAAAAGCCCATCAAAGGATCCCCATATCCAAG GGGATATTATAGGTGCAGTAGTTCCAAGGGCTGCTCCGCTCGAAAGCAGGTCGAGCGAAGTCGTACTAACCCCAACATGCTTGTCATCACCTACACTTCGGAGCACAACCACCCATGGCCCACTCAACGCAATGCCCTTGCAGGTTCTACTCGTTCCCATCCTTCACGAACCACCACCGCTACCACCGCTAATAAAACAAGCCCGAAACATGAGCGCATTAACGACATCCTGCCAACCACAACAATAAAGGAGGAAGAGATGGATGAAGACCAAATGACAGATaaagcaacaacaacaaatgaTAATCAGGAGGAGGGAGATCATCAAGATTTCCCTTATGACTTAATTTTCACTGAATTTGCAGATCAAATGAACGACCTCGAGCACGACAACAACCACGACCATAATCATCATCTTTCAGCAGACCCTCTGAACAACAATATGTTGATGTTTAGTAACCATGGATTTAGTGCAGGAAATGGAGAAGGCAGTAAAGATCCATTTTTGGAGCTCTATGATTGGGCAGAGAATTCAAGTGGAAGTTTGTTCAAAGAAGCCAAGGGAGGTTGA